A genomic segment from Littorina saxatilis isolate snail1 unplaced genomic scaffold, US_GU_Lsax_2.0 scaffold_2487, whole genome shotgun sequence encodes:
- the LOC138956922 gene encoding carboxypeptidase N subunit 2-like produces the protein MSLKTWHRCAVYLLLSLAAISRGTTTCPGDCTCSEESVTCTTIPQSPPHNDANQSLIIKGANITRIWASAFSNFPQLQRLELNQDIIETLADGAFQELAALESLALNRNYLQELSNQTFRGLGKLKRLELSYNKFVELGEDWFGPLKDLKVLDLARNNINILHARSFSGLGSLNVLNLMNNNVMMVSGQYFAPLKALNILIMDENDIEVINNGSFSSLVALRRLTLTGNRLLRSVQDEAFVPDSGSGSRSFPLEELSLKGTELREVPVRTLSTLPELKNLDLSLTSISTVKKNSFSRQKNLVNLTIDYLGNLRTIESGAFLGLTSLQRLVISNNRNLSNIGAAVFRKLSSLKHLDLHNNGIETLRSGLADWNSIEVVDLRGNPIRCDCHASWILTLLRLDSYNTSAPPGKFSAATGTKDNNDNVRNDVCSNVSSSKPPAEVSTTYFTRHIVCHMPPRLHKKCLAALRPEEFCCATTAEPKKKDDTDQRLKVGIIAASVACFFLVSCALFLKFRRRICSVCKRQYRYKAYRNRGMNGGSPSAEIVELEVTQLEDFDSDIDTKIKL, from the coding sequence ATGTCACTCAAGACATGGCACCGGTGCGCCGTCTACCTGCTTCTCTCCCTTGCCGCAATATCACGTGGCACGACCACGTGTCCGGGAGATTGCACGTGCAGCGAGGAGAGCGTAACGTGCACGACCATCCCGCAGTCTCCTCCTCACAACGACGCCAACCAGAGTCTTATCATCAAAGGAGCAAACATCACACGAATCTGGGCGTCTGCCTTCAGCAATTTCCCCCAGTTGCAGAGACTTGAGCTGAACCAGGATATTATAGAGACTCTGGCAGATGGAGCCTTTCAGGAACTGGCAGCTCTGGAGTCCTTAGCTCTGAATCGGAACTACCTCCAAGAGCTCTCCAATCAGACCTTCAGGGGATTGGGAAAGCTGAAACGCCTGGAGCTGAGCTACAACAAATTTGTGGAGCTGGGTGAAGACTGGTTTGGGCCCTTGAAGGATCTGAAAGTGTTGGACCTGGCACGGAACAACATCAATATTCTGCACGCCCGCTCGTTCAGTGGCCTGGGGAGCCTGAACGTCCTGAACCTCATGAACAACAACGTCATGATGGTGTCGGGACAGTACTTTGCTCCCTTGAAGGCCTTGAACATTCTCATCATGGACGAAAACGACATCGAAGTAATCAACAACGGGTCGTTCTCTTCGCTCGTGGCTTTGCGTCGTTTGACCCTGACCGGCAACAGGCTCTTGAGGTCAGTGCAGGATGAAGCTTTTGTGCCAGATTCaggttcagggtcaaggtcgtTTCCCCTGGAGGAGCTGTCACTGAAGGGAACCGAGTTGAGAGAAGTTCCCGTCAGGACTCTGAGTACCCTGCCAGAACTGAAGAATCTCGACCTGAGTCTGACCTCCATCTCCACCGTCAAGAAGAACTCGTTCAGCCGCCAGAAAAACCTGGTCAACCTCACCATCGATTATTTAGGAAACCTGAGGACGATCGAATCGGGCGCCTTCCTGGGCCTGACGAGCCTTCAACGCTTGGTGATCAGCAACAACAGAAATCTGAGCAACATCGGCGCGGCAGTCTTCAGGAAGCTCAGCAGCCTCAAGCACCTGGACCTGCACAACAACGGGATAGAGACCCTGAGGTCGGGGCTGGCCGACTGGAACAGCATCGAGGTCGTGGATCTGAGGGGGAACCCCATCCGCTGCGACTGTCACGCATCCTGGATCCTCACCCTCCTCCGCCTCGATTCGTACAACACCTCAGCACCTCCAGGGAAGTTCTCCGCCGCCACGGGCACCAaagacaacaacgacaacgtgCGGAACGACGTGTGCAGCAACGTCAGCAGTAGCAAACCACCCGCAGAAGTCAGTACGACCTACTTCACCAGGCACATCGTCTGTCACATGCCTCCACGGCTTCACAAGAAGTGTTTGGCCGCTCTCAGACCTGAGGAATTTTGCTGCGCAACTACAGCAGAGCCCAAGAAAAAAGACGACACTGACCAGAGATTAAAGGTAGGGATCATAGCGGCGAGTGTCGCGTGCTTCTTCTTGGTAAGCTGTGCACTGTTCCTCAAGTTCCGCCGGAGAATCTGCAGCGTGTGCAAGCGCCAATACCGCTACAAGGCATACAGGAACAGAGGGATGAACGGCGGATCGCCCTCTGCAGAGATCGTGGAACTGGAGGTTACTCAGCTGGAAGACTTTGACTCTGACATTGACACCAAGATCAAGCTCTGA